Proteins found in one Triticum urartu cultivar G1812 chromosome 4, Tu2.1, whole genome shotgun sequence genomic segment:
- the LOC125552564 gene encoding QWRF motif-containing protein 2 codes for MVAAAAAPDPARTSRPPLTPALDKPNPGAAAPRRPARSGSKPVSSRYLASAASPASSTSSTSSSSSSSASSRRSLSAQRGRSSTPPPQHATSPTPVAAATAATVTATTMRSLSVSFQGESFFYQTSRAPRAASPSSPAGRRGPTPERRKSVSSVPEAENARPQHRWPAAKPKASDPLARSLDCNLDRKDSILAAVQLLRRSMAFDSTTSFSPSDHAAAAGPDLSASDTDSVSSGSNSGAGDPPRRGISVPARFWQETNSRLRRLPDAGLPQQSSGRRSFSDSQMSPRLPGRSPSPSRGSKGTASPSRGRAGEASPNGHMVQTAANAPSIISFAAEVRRAKKGENRIEEAHRLRMLDNQHLQWRCINARTDATLLVQSFTAEKTLHSAWKEISKLRENVSSKRCKLQLQKQKLKLFAILRGEMSYLEEWSHVEKHHSSSLSAAIEALKASTLRLPVVGGAKADAQGVKESVNSAVDVMHTMASSMCNLLSKVEGTSSVVYELAKLATQEQMLLDQSRDLLSTVAAIHVKQCSLKTHLLQRKQRQSLQTQW; via the exons ATGGTggctgccgccgccgcgccagATCCGGCCCGCACGTCGCGCCCGCCGCTCACGCCGGCGCTCGACAAGCCCAACCCCGGCGCCGCGGCGCCCCGCCGGCCCGCGCGCTCCGGCAGCAAGCCCGTCTCCTCGCGCTacctcgcctccgccgcctcgccggcctcCTCCACCTCGTCGACCTCGTCCTCGTCGTCCTCGTCCGCCTCGTCGCGCCGCTCCCTGTCGGCGCAGCGCGGCCGCTCCTCGACTCCCCCGCCGCAGCACGCCACGTCGCCCACGCCCGTGGCCGCGGCGACGGCTGCGACCGTGACGGCGACCACGATGCGGAGCCTCTCGGTGTCGTTCCAGGGGGAGTCCTTCTTCTACCAGACGTCGCGCGCGCCGCGGGCCGCGTCGCCGTCCTCCCCTGCCGGCCGGCGGGGCCCCACGCCGGAGCGGCGGAAGAGCGTGTCCTCTGTGCCGGAGGCCGAGAACGCGCGGCCCCAGCACCGATGGCCCGCGGCCAAGCCCAAGGCGTCGGACCCGCTCGCTCGAAGCCTCGACTGCAACCTCGACCGCAAGGACTCCATCCTGGCTGCCGTCCAGCTCCTCCGCCGATCCATGGCCTTCGACTCCACCACCTCCTTCTCCCCCTCTGACCATGCCGCCGCCGCTGGTCCTGACCTCTCCGCCTCCGACACCGACAGTGTCTCCTCCGGTAGCAACTCGGGAGCCGGCGATCCGCCACGCCGTGGCATCAGCGTGCCAGCGAGGTTCTGGCAGGAAACCAACAGCCGTCTACGAAGGCTTCCGGACGCAGGGCTGCCGCAACAGTCGTCTGGACGGAGATCGTTCTCAGACAGCCAAATGTCACCGAGGCTGCCTGGCCGGTCCCCGTCTCCAAGCCGAGGAAGCAAGGGGACGGCGAGCCCATCAAGGGGGCGAGCTGGGGAGGCATCACCAAATGGGCACATGGTTCAGACGGCAGCAAATGCGCCATCTATCATCAGCTTTGCTGCAGAGGTGAGGAGGGCAAAGAAGGGGGAGAACAGAATTGAGGAGGCACACAGATTGCGAATGCTGGACAACCAGCATTTGCAGTGGCGGTGCATCAATGCTCGGACAGATGCAACCCTTCTGGTGCAGAGCTTCACTGCCGAG AAAACCCTACACAGTGCATGGAAGGAAATATCAAAGTTGCGTGAAAATGTCAGTTCGAAAAGGTGCAAACTCCAGCTTCAAAAACAAAAACTGAAGCTGTTTGCTATTCTTAGGGGAGAG ATGTCGTATCTAGAGGAGTGGTCTCATGTCGAGAAACACCATTCAAGTTCTTTGTCAGCAGCAATTGAAGCACTAAAGGCCAGTACTCTCCGTCTTCCGGTTGTTGGTGGTGCAAAG GCTGATGCCCAAGGTGTGAAGGAGTCTGTTAACTCAGCGGTTGATGTAATGCATACAATGGCATCGTCAATGTGTAATTTGTTGTCAAAG GTGGAGGGGACAAGCTCGGTGGTGTATGAGCTTGCGAAGCTTGCAACACAAGAGCAAATGCTGTTGGACCAATCAAGGGATCTCTTGTCCACGGTGGCAGCGATACAT GTCAAACAGTGCAGCTTGAAAACTCACTTGCTGCAGCGAAAGCAAAGGCAGAGCCTCCAAACACAGTGGTAG